A stretch of Brachyspira suanatina DNA encodes these proteins:
- a CDS encoding M20 metallopeptidase family protein — protein MQDNIISENALSAMKDFLIDLRRDLHAHPELGFQEFRTSEKISSILDSLNIKYKNKVAETGIIADIEGEDKDFTIAFRADMDALPMEDKKNCSYSSQNKGKCHSCGHDVHTAVLTGVSKYFSEIKPPCNIRLIYQPAEETTGGALPMINEKALDNVNVIYGLHVRPEINVGQVSVTYGAMYASSNMFEVHIYGKSAHGAKSYNGIDAIVIAAHIITQLHSFTSAFTDGSMRLHIGTINGGSANNVVADNVKMEGIIRMLCDDDTRNKRLSMIENIINNTAKSFNADAKFVNIPSYPALINHDDAVNIVKNSAESFLGKENCLLEKANMTAEDFSYYVQRVKGAFFSLGVSNEKINAPIHNGLFDIDENAINIGVKMQILNVYNTYKNKDKFIK, from the coding sequence ATGCAGGATAATATAATATCAGAAAATGCTCTTTCAGCTATGAAAGACTTTTTAATAGATTTAAGAAGAGATTTGCATGCCCATCCTGAACTTGGATTTCAAGAGTTTAGAACATCAGAAAAAATTTCTTCTATACTTGATTCATTAAATATAAAATATAAGAATAAAGTTGCTGAAACAGGAATAATAGCAGATATAGAAGGCGAAGATAAAGATTTTACTATAGCTTTTAGGGCAGATATGGACGCTTTGCCTATGGAAGATAAAAAAAACTGCTCTTATTCATCACAAAATAAGGGTAAATGTCATTCCTGCGGACATGATGTTCATACTGCGGTGCTTACAGGCGTATCAAAATATTTTTCGGAAATAAAGCCTCCTTGTAATATTAGGCTTATATATCAGCCTGCAGAGGAAACTACAGGCGGAGCTTTGCCTATGATAAATGAAAAAGCTTTAGATAATGTTAATGTTATTTATGGGCTTCATGTTCGTCCTGAAATAAATGTAGGACAAGTAAGTGTTACTTATGGAGCAATGTATGCTAGTTCTAATATGTTTGAAGTGCATATATATGGAAAATCTGCCCATGGAGCTAAATCATATAATGGTATAGATGCTATAGTAATTGCTGCTCATATTATAACTCAGCTTCATAGCTTTACTTCAGCTTTTACAGACGGAAGTATGAGGCTTCATATAGGAACTATAAACGGAGGAAGTGCTAATAATGTAGTGGCTGATAATGTTAAGATGGAAGGTATTATCAGAATGCTATGCGATGATGATACTAGAAACAAAAGATTAAGTATGATAGAAAATATAATTAACAATACAGCAAAAAGTTTTAATGCTGATGCAAAATTTGTTAATATTCCTTCATATCCTGCTTTGATTAATCATGATGATGCTGTTAATATAGTAAAAAATTCTGCTGAATCTTTTTTGGGTAAAGAAAATTGCCTGCTTGAAAAAGCTAATATGACAGCTGAAGATTTTAGTTATTATGTTCAAAGAGTAAAAGGAGCTTTCTTTAGTTTAGGAGTTTCTAATGAAAAAATCAATGCACCTATTCATAATGGTTTATTTGATATAGATGAAAATGCCATTAATATAGGGGTGAAAATGCAGATATTAAATGTTTATAATACATATAAAAATAAAGATAAGTTTATAAAGTAA
- the dapB gene encoding 4-hydroxy-tetrahydrodipicolinate reductase — MKVLIHGTGVMSSILKEVIEKEGELEISGFADDFTNEKGDIIIDFSHFSRLPAMIDYSIKNNIPMVICTTGYDETMLAKIVEASTHVPIVLSSNTCIGINLMNEIVSKIAPQLRNFDIEIIETHHNRKVDSPSGTAKSLFNVINDALDNEMFLVSGRSGLHVRDKKEIGMHSVRGGSVVGDHSVIFYGDDEIIEIKHSSTSRRIFANGAIKAAKFLVGKKPGLYRMKEVLA; from the coding sequence ATGAAAGTATTAATACATGGAACAGGAGTTATGAGCTCAATTTTAAAAGAAGTTATAGAAAAAGAAGGAGAATTAGAAATATCAGGTTTTGCTGATGATTTTACAAATGAAAAGGGAGATATTATTATAGATTTCTCTCATTTTTCAAGACTTCCTGCTATGATAGATTATAGTATTAAAAATAATATACCTATGGTTATATGTACTACAGGTTATGATGAAACTATGCTTGCTAAGATTGTTGAAGCTTCTACACATGTACCTATAGTATTATCATCTAATACTTGTATAGGAATAAATCTTATGAATGAGATAGTATCTAAAATAGCTCCTCAGCTTAGGAATTTTGATATTGAAATCATTGAAACACATCATAATAGAAAAGTTGACTCCCCAAGCGGAACAGCTAAAAGTTTATTCAATGTTATTAATGATGCTTTAGATAATGAAATGTTCTTAGTAAGCGGAAGAAGCGGTCTTCATGTAAGAGATAAAAAAGAAATAGGTATGCATTCTGTAAGAGGAGGATCTGTTGTAGGAGATCATAGTGTTATTTTTTATGGAGATGATGAAATTATAGAGATTAAGCACTCATCTACTTCTAGAAGAATTTTTGCTAATGGTGCTATTAAAGCTGCTAAATTCCTTGTAGGTAAAAAACCTGGTCTTTATAGAATGAAAGAGGTTTTAGCTTAA
- the dapA gene encoding 4-hydroxy-tetrahydrodipicolinate synthase, whose protein sequence is MSLFEGAGVALITPFTEDNQVNYEKLEELIEFQIANKTDAIIAAGTTAESATLTPEERMQVIKFCIERTKKRTIVIAGTGTNNTASAVEFSKKSYEYGADMVMAVTPYYNKGNESGIIDYYTKIANSVKCPVIIYSVPSRTGVKLSLNVIKTLSEISNILGIKEASGDIGYVADIANIAPKLDLYSGNDDMVTPMMALGAKGVISVTSNIIPKENHDMVMNFLNGNVNEAIKAQIKYIDLTRAMFIETNPAPIKEAMNIIGFNVGECRSPLGPLSDKNREHVINIINKYGLKK, encoded by the coding sequence ATGTCATTATTTGAGGGAGCTGGTGTAGCTTTAATAACACCATTTACGGAAGATAATCAAGTTAATTATGAAAAATTAGAAGAGTTAATTGAATTTCAAATAGCTAATAAAACAGATGCTATAATTGCAGCGGGTACTACAGCAGAAAGCGCTACTCTTACACCTGAAGAAAGAATGCAGGTTATTAAATTTTGTATAGAGCGTACAAAAAAAAGAACTATAGTTATAGCCGGTACAGGAACTAATAACACAGCATCAGCAGTAGAGTTCAGTAAAAAATCTTACGAGTATGGTGCTGATATGGTAATGGCTGTTACTCCGTATTATAATAAAGGTAATGAAAGCGGAATTATTGATTATTATACGAAAATAGCAAATAGTGTTAAATGTCCTGTGATTATATATAGTGTTCCTTCAAGAACAGGGGTAAAATTATCTCTTAATGTTATAAAAACATTGTCTGAGATTTCTAATATTTTGGGTATTAAGGAGGCAAGCGGTGATATTGGTTATGTTGCCGATATAGCTAATATTGCACCTAAGTTGGATTTATATTCTGGAAATGATGATATGGTAACTCCTATGATGGCTTTAGGTGCTAAAGGTGTTATATCTGTTACTAGTAATATTATTCCTAAAGAAAATCATGATATGGTTATGAATTTTCTTAATGGAAATGTAAATGAGGCTATCAAAGCTCAAATTAAATATATAGATTTAACAAGAGCTATGTTTATAGAAACTAATCCTGCTCCTATAAAAGAGGCTATGAATATTATTGGATTTAATGTTGGTGAATGCCGTTCTCCATTAGGTCCTTTGAGTGATAAAAATAGAGAGCATGTAATAAATATTATAAATAAATACGGATTAAAAAAATAA
- a CDS encoding SWIM zinc finger family protein, which produces MTEKINNLKQYINENFLLTLTNKGIYNRSIKDIDNIINNSPEKIHIEEAEDKIKVTIDTGEKIEVILNDEDIKSSKCSCPSKDICKHIIMSLLYIEHLDTENKENESNNDTAENNTEIEKINDDIQNNTFDEVKNISYDEIKKSSTKRNFEYALDRFNDDIEADIEEKAMLEINIPEENVIIYFPKKDSIKKAVCSCKDSSLCAHKIMAILKYKQMYNSLEEIKEEDKEIDENILKFSKDYIENIFEKGVYSCSEKDFDIAEQLSIKLQVKNMPELAKMFRSIADSIDSMINKHASFNKLFTFAILSRLYNTIKNIEKAKQNNDNRTVKLLTGENRSKYINRKSAELLGLGAYPWISSTGYLGASAYLYNLNTKKLSFFSYVIPTFYDNAKTSYDDVRSNYRKKIHFENNISIEEISKYKLKFINYKVNDEERISSSKFTSVILNDRMNYTLLKEIKYSKNNEELFAKNYDDIKNIDFKYDYFNKNDRAKIIIAEFQIIENQEFDKIDQVLYFDIINHYEEDNEERLTLNVKYTSIHSNGIKYIMNYKNSSVDKDRFIVLEKTKYYIRPVSIINANAVVNIFFDN; this is translated from the coding sequence ATGACTGAAAAAATTAATAACTTAAAACAATATATCAATGAGAACTTTCTCCTTACATTGACAAATAAAGGTATATATAATCGTTCTATAAAAGATATTGATAATATTATAAATAACAGCCCTGAAAAAATACATATTGAAGAAGCTGAAGATAAAATAAAAGTTACTATAGATACAGGCGAAAAAATAGAAGTAATTCTTAATGATGAAGATATAAAATCAAGTAAATGTTCATGCCCTTCAAAAGATATTTGTAAGCATATTATAATGTCGCTTTTATATATAGAACATTTAGACACAGAAAATAAAGAAAATGAAAGCAATAACGATACAGCAGAAAATAATACAGAAATAGAAAAAATAAATGATGATATACAAAATAATACATTCGATGAAGTAAAAAATATTAGTTATGATGAAATAAAAAAATCAAGCACAAAAAGAAATTTTGAATATGCTTTAGATAGATTTAATGATGATATTGAAGCGGATATAGAAGAAAAAGCAATGCTTGAAATAAATATACCTGAAGAAAATGTAATTATTTATTTTCCAAAAAAAGACAGTATAAAAAAGGCAGTATGTTCCTGTAAAGATTCTTCTCTTTGTGCTCATAAAATAATGGCAATACTTAAATACAAACAGATGTACAATTCACTTGAAGAAATTAAAGAAGAAGATAAAGAAATAGATGAAAACATTTTAAAATTTTCAAAAGACTACATAGAAAATATTTTTGAAAAGGGAGTTTATTCATGCAGTGAAAAAGATTTTGACATAGCAGAACAATTAAGTATAAAACTTCAAGTAAAAAATATGCCTGAATTGGCAAAGATGTTTAGAAGTATTGCCGACAGTATTGATTCTATGATAAATAAGCATGCATCATTTAATAAATTATTTACTTTCGCTATACTTTCAAGACTTTATAATACAATAAAAAATATAGAAAAAGCAAAACAAAACAATGATAATAGAACTGTAAAACTTCTAACAGGAGAAAATAGAAGTAAATATATAAATAGAAAAAGTGCTGAATTATTAGGTTTAGGTGCTTATCCTTGGATTTCTTCTACAGGATATTTGGGAGCAAGTGCTTATCTTTATAATTTAAATACTAAAAAATTATCATTCTTTTCTTATGTTATACCTACTTTTTATGATAATGCCAAGACTTCTTATGATGATGTAAGGAGCAATTATAGAAAAAAAATTCACTTTGAAAATAATATATCTATAGAAGAAATTTCAAAATATAAACTTAAATTTATAAATTATAAAGTTAATGATGAAGAGAGAATATCATCAAGCAAATTTACTTCAGTTATTCTAAATGATAGAATGAATTATACATTATTAAAAGAAATAAAATATTCTAAAAATAATGAAGAACTATTTGCTAAAAACTATGATGATATAAAAAATATAGATTTCAAATATGATTATTTCAATAAAAATGACAGAGCAAAAATCATAATAGCTGAATTTCAAATAATAGAAAATCAGGAATTCGATAAAATAGATCAAGTACTTTATTTTGATATTATAAATCACTATGAAGAAGATAATGAAGAAAGATTAACTTTGAATGTAAAATACACATCTATTCATTCAAATGGAATCAAATATATAATGAATTATAAAAATTCAAGTGTTGATAAAGATAGATTTATTGTATTAGAAAAAACTAAATATTATATAAGACCTGTAAGTATAATAAATGCGAATGCTGTTGTAAATATATTTTTTGATAATTAA
- the dapD gene encoding 2,3,4,5-tetrahydropyridine-2,6-dicarboxylate N-acetyltransferase, with amino-acid sequence MDMLEKSEDIIAYIKNSKKKTPVKMYIKGNLAEIKTNAKVFSSGNFHFVVGDYEDIKAILEGYKDSIEDYYLENDRRNSGVPTLDYFNVNARIEPGAIIRDKVTIGDNAVIMMGAVINIGAEVGEGTMIDMGAVLGGRAIVGKNCHVGAGAVLAGVIEPPSAKPVIVEDNVVIGANAVIIEGVHIGKNAVIGAGAVVIEDVEENQVVAGNPAKVVKTKDEKTADKTKLVDDLRK; translated from the coding sequence ATGGATATGTTAGAAAAGTCAGAAGATATTATTGCTTACATTAAAAATTCTAAAAAGAAAACACCAGTTAAAATGTATATAAAAGGAAATTTAGCTGAAATAAAAACTAATGCTAAGGTATTTTCTTCAGGAAATTTTCATTTTGTAGTTGGAGATTATGAGGATATAAAAGCTATATTAGAAGGATATAAAGATTCCATAGAAGATTATTATTTGGAAAATGACAGAAGAAATTCTGGTGTTCCTACTTTAGATTATTTTAATGTTAATGCAAGAATCGAGCCGGGTGCTATAATCAGAGATAAAGTAACAATAGGTGATAATGCTGTTATTATGATGGGAGCTGTTATAAATATTGGTGCTGAAGTAGGAGAGGGTACTATGATAGATATGGGTGCTGTTTTAGGAGGACGTGCTATTGTAGGAAAGAATTGTCATGTAGGTGCTGGTGCTGTACTTGCAGGTGTTATTGAGCCTCCTTCTGCTAAACCTGTTATTGTAGAGGATAATGTTGTAATAGGTGCTAATGCAGTTATTATTGAAGGTGTTCATATTGGAAAGAATGCTGTAATAGGTGCTGGTGCTGTTGTTATAGAAGATGTTGAAGAAAATCAGGTGGTTGCTGGAAATCCTGCTAAAGTAGTAAAAACTAAAGATGAGAAAACTGCTGATAAAACTAAATTGGTAGATGATTTAAGAAAATAA
- the fliM gene encoding flagellar motor switch protein FliM: protein MTEVLSQSEIDALLSAISSGESLDNIDTKRVEVEHRKIKIYDFKRPDKFSKDQIRTLQMMHENFARVTTTSLSAQLRTLVGIHVASVDQLTYEEFIRSVSNPSTLAIVSMDPLKGSSILEIDPSITFTIIDRLFGGPGESPKNLNRELTDIELSVMEGIIVRILGNLREAWSQVIDLRPRLGSIETNPQFAQMVSPNDMVVLITLETKVADVEGMMNFCIPYITIEPILSKFSAQYWYASIRRGSTSENLKIIKEKLQNIFVETSAELGSMQLPLSDILNLQKGDVVKFTDTKITDPVIFKIGNRKKFLCRPGISGSRMAVQLTGVMDGEADITEDDLLKEED, encoded by the coding sequence ATGACAGAAGTATTGTCACAAAGCGAAATAGATGCGTTATTAAGTGCTATATCATCAGGTGAAAGTTTAGATAATATTGATACTAAACGTGTAGAAGTAGAGCATAGAAAGATAAAGATATACGACTTTAAACGTCCCGATAAGTTTTCAAAAGACCAAATTAGAACGCTTCAGATGATGCATGAAAACTTTGCTCGTGTTACCACAACTTCATTATCTGCACAGTTAAGAACTTTAGTAGGTATTCACGTAGCAAGCGTAGATCAGCTTACTTATGAAGAGTTTATAAGAAGTGTTAGCAATCCTTCTACTTTGGCTATTGTAAGTATGGACCCTTTGAAAGGAAGTTCCATATTAGAGATTGACCCATCTATCACATTTACTATAATTGATAGATTGTTTGGAGGACCCGGTGAAAGTCCTAAGAATTTAAACAGAGAGCTTACAGATATTGAGTTATCAGTTATGGAAGGTATTATAGTAAGAATACTAGGTAACTTGAGAGAGGCTTGGTCGCAGGTAATAGATTTAAGACCGCGTTTGGGTTCTATAGAAACTAACCCTCAGTTTGCTCAAATGGTTAGTCCTAATGACATGGTTGTTTTAATTACTTTGGAAACTAAGGTAGCTGATGTTGAAGGTATGATGAACTTTTGTATACCATATATTACTATTGAGCCTATACTATCTAAGTTTTCAGCTCAATATTGGTATGCATCTATTAGAAGAGGCAGCACTAGCGAGAATTTAAAGATAATAAAAGAAAAATTACAAAATATATTTGTTGAAACTTCGGCGGAACTTGGATCTATGCAATTACCGCTATCAGACATTCTCAATCTTCAGAAAGGTGATGTTGTTAAGTTTACAGATACTAAGATTACAGATCCTGTCATATTCAAGATAGGAAACAGAAAGAAATTCTTATGTCGTCCTGGTATATCAGGCAGCAGAATGGCTGTACAGCTTACAGGTGTTATGGATGGAGAGGCTGATATAACCGAAGACGATTTATTAAAAGAGGAGGATTAA
- the fliN gene encoding flagellar motor switch protein FliN encodes MMSDGALSQDEIEALLKGADEAFGGDTAPKASNNGGGNVDKQLFNEAAKMIAENQAFSLSSISTKTVSITNITTTVGDVNNLHQMLSGKMIEAKVGYTGSITGNVYYFMGENEALIVASLMMGQKEAALNDMVSQVLKEAFSQMVGVSDSALSSRFGGTFTNSPIETSILEDAFSINIPGPLAIVSGSLSIEGEVENAPYVFALELPLLQSLIGSASNNAAAPSAGGNTSNAGASANNSMSGLVDNQAFDSGPQLGVQHAEFNSLMPASDVQGTGNIGLLMDVTMNMTVELGRATMTIRDILGLGEGSIIELQKLAGEPVDLLVNGKLIAKGEVVVIDENFGVRVTDIINPMDRLTNKPR; translated from the coding sequence ATGATGAGTGACGGTGCATTATCTCAAGACGAAATAGAAGCTTTGTTAAAAGGTGCCGATGAAGCTTTTGGAGGAGACACTGCTCCTAAAGCATCAAATAACGGAGGCGGAAATGTAGATAAACAGCTTTTCAATGAAGCTGCTAAAATGATAGCTGAGAATCAGGCTTTCTCATTATCTTCTATTTCTACAAAGACTGTATCTATCACTAATATTACAACTACAGTCGGAGATGTAAATAATTTACATCAAATGCTTTCCGGCAAAATGATAGAAGCTAAAGTAGGATATACAGGCTCTATTACAGGAAATGTTTATTACTTCATGGGAGAAAATGAAGCTTTAATAGTTGCTTCTCTTATGATGGGACAAAAAGAAGCAGCTTTGAATGATATGGTATCACAAGTATTGAAAGAGGCTTTCTCTCAAATGGTGGGAGTTTCCGACAGTGCTTTATCTTCAAGGTTTGGAGGAACTTTTACTAACTCTCCTATAGAAACTTCTATATTAGAGGATGCTTTCAGTATTAATATACCAGGTCCTTTAGCTATAGTAAGCGGTTCACTTTCTATTGAAGGTGAAGTGGAGAATGCTCCTTATGTATTTGCTTTAGAGCTTCCATTATTACAAAGCCTTATAGGTTCTGCATCTAATAATGCTGCAGCACCTTCTGCTGGAGGAAATACTTCAAATGCTGGAGCTTCTGCTAATAACTCTATGTCAGGACTTGTAGATAATCAAGCCTTTGATTCCGGTCCTCAATTAGGAGTACAGCATGCTGAGTTTAACTCTCTAATGCCTGCATCTGACGTACAAGGAACAGGAAATATCGGTCTGCTCATGGATGTAACCATGAATATGACTGTAGAGCTTGGTAGAGCTACTATGACTATTAGAGATATATTAGGACTTGGTGAAGGTTCTATTATAGAGCTTCAAAAATTAGCCGGTGAGCCTGTTGATTTGCTTGTTAATGGTAAGTTAATAGCAAAAGGTGAGGTTGTAGTAATAGATGAAAACTTCGGTGTTCGTGTTACTGATATTATCAATCCTATGGATAGACTTACTAATAAACCTAGATAA
- the fliN gene encoding flagellar motor switch protein FliN, which yields MSSVDNKNSNGIPSNNIGLLMDVTINVTVELGRARLSIKEILSLGEGSIIELQKLAGEPVDLLVNGKLIAKGEVVVIDECFGVRVTDIVDSVYNTVAADTEKK from the coding sequence ATGAGTAGTGTAGACAATAAAAATTCTAATGGTATACCTTCTAATAACATCGGCCTATTGATGGATGTTACAATAAATGTAACAGTAGAATTAGGAAGAGCTCGTTTAAGCATTAAAGAGATATTAAGTCTTGGTGAAGGTTCTATTATAGAGCTTCAGAAACTAGCTGGTGAGCCTGTTGATTTGCTTGTTAATGGTAAATTAATAGCTAAAGGTGAAGTTGTAGTTATAGACGAATGTTTTGGAGTGAGAGTTACTGATATTGTTGATTCTGTATATAATACAGTTGCAGCAGATACTGAGAAAAAATAA
- a CDS encoding pyridoxal phosphate-dependent aminotransferase produces MELNKNIVQVPYSLIRELTEKAQKKENAIMLTIGEPDLLPPKELIEYGCEYAKTHTLGYTQSGGSEHIRTLVANHYNKYYNSDIKADNVTMHIGSMEGISSVFRTILNIDDEVIIPTPFFSPYEQSVNLSYGKCVFLDTRPDHLVIKPEAIEKVITNKTKAILFSNPGNPSGYMLKKEEMDELVKYFEKKDIFIIADEIYSAISFYPFTSFASYPSIKDKVIVLNGFSKSHSMTGWRIGYSISPEYVRKCLVNASFNNVGSMVTLSCAIAEYALEKYPVIESFRDIYKERAFFLAKELTDLGFDVIEPRGAFYLFVGYEKFSKEPSLDFAMRLLDETGVAVVPGIAFGSENYFRIALTQDIPLLKEAAKKIREFVHK; encoded by the coding sequence ATGGAACTCAATAAAAACATAGTTCAAGTGCCATATTCGCTTATAAGAGAACTTACCGAAAAAGCACAGAAAAAAGAAAATGCTATAATGCTTACAATAGGTGAACCTGATTTGCTGCCTCCTAAAGAATTAATTGAATACGGATGTGAGTATGCTAAAACTCACACTTTAGGATATACTCAATCAGGCGGAAGCGAACATATAAGAACATTGGTAGCTAATCATTATAATAAATATTATAATTCTGATATTAAAGCTGATAATGTAACTATGCATATTGGTTCTATGGAAGGTATTTCTTCTGTATTTAGAACTATTTTAAATATAGATGATGAAGTTATAATACCTACTCCTTTTTTTTCTCCTTATGAACAGTCTGTAAATCTTTCTTATGGTAAATGTGTATTTTTAGATACTAGACCTGATCATCTTGTAATTAAGCCTGAGGCAATAGAAAAAGTTATAACAAATAAAACTAAGGCTATACTTTTCAGTAATCCTGGAAACCCTTCAGGATATATGCTTAAAAAAGAAGAGATGGATGAGCTTGTTAAATATTTTGAAAAAAAAGATATATTTATAATAGCTGATGAAATATATTCTGCTATATCATTTTATCCTTTTACTTCATTTGCTTCTTATCCTTCTATAAAGGATAAAGTTATAGTGCTTAATGGTTTTTCTAAATCTCATTCTATGACAGGCTGGAGAATAGGATACAGTATATCTCCTGAATATGTTAGAAAATGTTTAGTTAATGCGAGTTTCAATAATGTAGGAAGTATGGTAACTCTTTCTTGTGCTATTGCTGAATATGCTTTAGAAAAATATCCTGTTATAGAGAGCTTCAGAGATATTTATAAAGAGCGTGCTTTCTTCCTAGCTAAAGAATTAACAGATTTAGGATTCGATGTAATAGAGCCCAGAGGAGCATTTTACTTATTTGTAGGATATGAGAAATTTTCTAAAGAGCCTTCACTTGATTTTGCTATGAGATTATTAGATGAAACAGGTGTTGCTGTAGTTCCTGGTATTGCTTTTGGAAGTGAGAATTACTTTAGAATAGCTTTGACTCAGGATATACCTTTATTGAAAGAGGCTGCTAAAAAGATTAGAGAATTCGTACATAAGTGA